TCACGCTGCGGCGCAGCGGCGGCGACCTGCATCTGCCGATCGACGGCCAGAGCACCGCCGCCGGCCTGCGCCAGCTGCAACTGCAAATGCTTGCAGACGGGCGCGAGCTCAAGCTGGACGCCGCCTGGGACAGCGAGCGCGCCGGCCAGGCCAGCGCCCAGGCCAGCGTGCCCCTGCAGCGCGTGGGCGGCGCCTGGCAGATTGCGCAGGACGCGCCGCTGTCCGGCCGTGCGCACGCAGCGCTGCCCGATGTCGGCGTGTGGTCCATGTTTGCGCCACCGGGCTGGCGCGTGCAGGGCAGCCTCGGCGCCGACGTACGGCTGGCGGGCAGTCTGGGCATGCCGCAGTTGAGCGGCACACTCGGCGCCGACGATTTCGCGGTGCGCTCGGTGCTCGACGGCATCGATCTGCGCGACGGGCGGGTGCGCGCCAGCCTGCAGGGCGAGCAGTTGCAGATCACCGAACTGTTCGTGCGCGGGGGCAGCGGCAGCGGCGCGCGCATCCTCGGGCCCAGCGGCAACCTGACGCGCGCACCCGGCGACGGCGGCAGCCTGCGCGGCAGCGGCCTGATCACCTGGCAGGGCCCGCAGGTGCGCATGGACATGAACGCCGAGGCCGACGCGCTGCAGCTGCTGGTGCGCGCCGACCGCCAGCTGAGCCTGTCGGGCAAGCTGCACGCGCAACTGCAGGACGGACAGCTGGTGCTCAGCGGACGGCTCAGGACCGACCGCGCAAGCATCCTGCTGCCCGACGACAGCGCGCCCAGGCTCGGCGAGGACGTGGTGGTGCACGGCGGCGACGCGCCATCGGCCCAGGATGCGGAGGACGCCCGGGTCCAGGCGGCCAACGCGCCGGCCATGGACATCGAGCTGGACCTGGGCGACGACTTCGCGGTGCAAGGTCGCGGCCTGACCACGCGGCTCAAGGGCCGGCTCAAGATCACCAGCGACGGCAAGAGCGGGCCGATGCCGCGCGTGCTCGGGGAGATTCGCACCGAACAGGGACGCTACCGCGCCTGGGGCCAGATGCTGGATGTGGAAACCGGGCTGCTGCGCTTTTCCGGCGCGGCGGACAACCCGCAACTGGACATCCTGGCGCTGCGCCCGCAGATCAGCGAGCGCGTGGGCGTGCAGGTCAGCGGCAGCGCGCTGGCGCCGCGCGCGCGGCTGTACTCCGACCCCGAGATGCCCGACGCGGAAAAACTCTCCTGGCTGGTTCTGGGGCGCAGCGCCGCCGCCGGCGGGGCCGAAGCCGCGCTGATGCAGCAGGCGGCGCTGGCCCTGCTCAGCGGCGGCGGCGACCCGGCCGGCGGCATGGCGCAGCGCCTGGGGCTGGACGAGATCGGCTTTCGCGGGCCCGATGGCGCGAACGGCCTGAACGGCGCCGCGCTCACGCTGGGCAAGCGCCTCTCGCGCAGGCTGTACGTCACTTACGAACACAGCCTGGCCGGGGCCATGGGCACGCTCTACATCTTCCTGGACCTGTCGCGCAGCCTGACGCTGCGCGGGCAGACCGGGGCGCAGAGCGCGCTCGACCTGATCTATACCCTGCGCTATGATTAGGACGAAATTGGCCCGCAGCGCTTGACCCACAAGCGCCAGCAGCTATCAATTTCAAGAATCCCCGAATTCTCCGGCCCCGGGCATGCCCGTACAATCGGCCGTTTTCCGCCGCCGTAGTTCAATGGATAGAACGGGCGCCTCCTAAGCGCCAGATGCAGGTTCGATTCCTGCCGGAGGCGCCATTTGCTGCGCCGCGTGCAGACCGCCCTCCTCACCGCCATCGCCATGCTGGCCTTCGCCGCCAACTCGGTGCTGGCGCGCATGGCGCTGTCGGACGGCGCCATCGACCCCCTCGCCTACACCGGCATACGCCTGAGCGCCGGCGCCGCCGTGCTGGTGTGCGCCGCACTCTGGCACGCGCGGCGCAAGCAGGCAGGGGGCGACCGTGGCGCCGGTGCGCCCGCCAGGCCGCGCGCTGCCTGGCTGGGCGGCAGCTGGCAGGGGGCGTTCTCGCTCACGCTGTATGCCGCCACCTTCTCGGTGGCCTACGTCATGGTGCCGACCGGGCCGGGTGCGCTGATCCTGTTTGCCTTCGTGCAGATAGCCATGCTCGCCTGGGCGGTGTATCGGGGCGACCGCCCTGCGCCGCTGGAGTGGCTGGGCATGGCCATCGCCTTTGCCGCGCTGGTCTATCTGGTCTCGCCCGGGCTGGTGGCGCCGCCGCTGCCGGGCGCGGTGCTGATGGCCGTTGCCGGCGTGGCCTGGGGCGCGTACTGCCTGGTGGGGCGCGGCTCGCAGGCGCCGGTGGCCGATTCCGCCGGCAACTTCGCGCGCAGCGCGCCGGCCGGGCTGGTGCTGATCGCCCTCGGGCTCCTGCGCCTGCGCCCGAGCTGGCAGGGCGTGACCCTGGGCCTGGTGTCGGGCGCGATCACCTCGGGTCTGGGCTACATCATCTGGTACAGCGCCCTGCCCCGGCTGTCGCGCTCGCGCGCGGCGCTGGTGCAGCTCACGGTACCGGCGATCGCTGCCGCGGGCGGCGTGGTCTTCATCGGCGAGGCCATCACCACGCGGCTGGTGCTCGCCACCCTGGGCATCACCGGCGGCGTGGCGCTGGCGCTGCTGGCATCGCAGCGGCGCGCGCCGGCGCCGGTGCTCAAGCACCCCGAAACATGAAATACACCGCGCCCATCAGGCACAGGCCGGCCCAGAGGTAGTCCCACTTGAGCGGCTCGTGCAGGTAGAGCAACGCGAACGGCACGAAGACCGACAGCGTGATCACCTCCTGCATGATCTTGAGCTGGGCCACGCTGAATTCGGCATGGCCGATGCGGTTGGCCGGCACCTGCAGCAGGTACTCGAACAGCGCAATGCCCCAGCTGGCCAGCGCAGCGGCCCACCAGGGGAAGCTGCCCATGTTCTTCAGGTGGGCATACCAGGCGAAGGTCATGAAGACGTTGCTGGCCGCCAGCAGCGCGATGGTCTGCAGGGGAACGGGAAGGGTGTGAAACCAGCTCATGGCGTGCGCTGTCCGGGCGGCGACGGCCGAAGACGTGATTACACGCCAGAATCGCGCCATGAGAATCGAACTGCCCGAAGAGAAAAAGCTGGTCCATCAGAGCACCATCCCGATGCGCTGGGGCGACATGGACGCTATGGGCCACCTGAACAACACCGTCTATTTCCGCTACATGGAGATTGCGCGGCTGGACTGGCTGATGGCGGTCGGCTGCCCGATCAACCCGCAGGGCGAGGGCGTGGTGATTGCCAACGCGTTCTGCAACTTCATCCGCCAGCTCGAATTTCCCGCCGAGGTGCTGGTGCGCACCTACGCGAGCAATCCGGGGCGTTCGTCCTTCGACACCTGGGCGGTGATGGAGCGCAGCGACCAGCCCGGCGTCGTCCACGCCACCGGCGGCGCCACCGTGGTCTGGGTGGATTTCCCGCGGCAAAAATCCGCGCCGCTGCCCGAGCATCTGCGCCAGCTGGTGAGCTGAAGGCGCCCGCGCGCCCGGCAAGGGGCGCGGGCCGGATGCTGCGGCCGCAGGCCCCGGACTCAGCTCGATTCGTCGCCCAGGTAGGCGGCGCGCACGCGCGGATCGGCCAGCAGTTCGCTGCCCGTGCCTTCCATGGTAAGCAGGCCCGACTCCATCACGTAGCCGCGGTCGGCAATCGCCAGAGCGCGGCTTGCGTTCTGCTCCACCAGCACGATGGTCACCCCGAGCGCATAGACGTCGCGCACCACCTCGAAGATGGTGTCCACCAGGATGGGCGACAGGCCCATGGAGGGTTCGTCGAGCAGCAGCACCTTGGGACGCGCCATCAGCGCCCGGCCCATGGCCAGCATCTGCTGCTCGCCGCCGCTCATGGTGCCGGCCAGCTGGTTCTTGCGCTCGCGCAGGCGCGGAAAGATGCCGAAGACCTTTTCCACGTCCTCGGCAATGCCCGCCTGGTCGTTGCGCGTGTAGGCGCCCATGAGCAGGTTCTCGGTGATGCTCATGCGCGCGAACACGCCGCGGCCCTCGGGCACCATCACCAGACCTTCCTTGACCATGTCCCAGGGGCCGCGGCCCTTGATGGAGCGACCCAGGTATTCGATGTCGCCATCGCTCGCCCCGAGCATGCCGGTGATGGCCTTCATCGTCGTGGTCTTGCCCGCGCCGTTGGAGCCGATGAGCGACACCAGTTCGCCCTCGCGCACCTGCATGTCTATGCCCTTGACGGCCTGGATGCCGCCATAGGCAACCTTCAGGCCCTTGACGCGCAGCA
This portion of the Comamonas flocculans genome encodes:
- a CDS encoding DMT family protein; translation: MSWFHTLPVPLQTIALLAASNVFMTFAWYAHLKNMGSFPWWAAALASWGIALFEYLLQVPANRIGHAEFSVAQLKIMQEVITLSVFVPFALLYLHEPLKWDYLWAGLCLMGAVYFMFRGA
- a CDS encoding ABC transporter ATP-binding protein, giving the protein MADNEKAVLLRVKGLKVAYGGIQAVKGIDMQVREGELVSLIGSNGAGKTTTMKAITGMLGASDGDIEYLGRSIKGRGPWDMVKEGLVMVPEGRGVFARMSITENLLMGAYTRNDQAGIAEDVEKVFGIFPRLRERKNQLAGTMSGGEQQMLAMGRALMARPKVLLLDEPSMGLSPILVDTIFEVVRDVYALGVTIVLVEQNASRALAIADRGYVMESGLLTMEGTGSELLADPRVRAAYLGDESS
- a CDS encoding DMT family transporter, with product MQTALLTAIAMLAFAANSVLARMALSDGAIDPLAYTGIRLSAGAAVLVCAALWHARRKQAGGDRGAGAPARPRAAWLGGSWQGAFSLTLYAATFSVAYVMVPTGPGALILFAFVQIAMLAWAVYRGDRPAPLEWLGMAIAFAALVYLVSPGLVAPPLPGAVLMAVAGVAWGAYCLVGRGSQAPVADSAGNFARSAPAGLVLIALGLLRLRPSWQGVTLGLVSGAITSGLGYIIWYSALPRLSRSRAALVQLTVPAIAAAGGVVFIGEAITTRLVLATLGITGGVALALLASQRRAPAPVLKHPET
- a CDS encoding acyl-CoA thioesterase is translated as MRIELPEEKKLVHQSTIPMRWGDMDAMGHLNNTVYFRYMEIARLDWLMAVGCPINPQGEGVVIANAFCNFIRQLEFPAEVLVRTYASNPGRSSFDTWAVMERSDQPGVVHATGGATVVWVDFPRQKSAPLPEHLRQLVS